A segment of the Kluyveromyces marxianus DMKU3-1042 DNA, complete genome, chromosome 5 genome:
TTGACCAAAGTAAATACATAGAGTCCTCTATACTGTATTTCAAGAGATTTGTATGACACGGtaaacacacacacacaacacaaagaaaaagccTAGATACAGAAACACACTATAAAACAATAAACAATACCAAAGTCCCGTTAGGTTATATAGGTGTCAATCAAACAATGCGGCCAACGCCAACCAGTAGCTTGTTACCTTTATGTTGGCCTCTCGACCTGACGGTTGTCTGTATGTAAATCTGACATTATGTAATGTCCGGGTAAACTTTAAAcacaataaaaaaaaaatgtttcGAAACATCAACAAGGTCTTAAACCATTAGTGATATACCAGTATATGAATGAGAAACAAGACAATCGAGAGAGTGAATTGGAATATCCAAGGCATTTGACCGGGATATATTGGATTGATTGATTGTCTTAGACAATATACTTGTTGTGAGAGAAAATTGAGCGATGTCAGGACAAGGGGTTAATGCACAGCTGCAGAATCTGACGCCAGCATCGATGCAACAGTTGGCAGACCGGCTAAAGTCGTTGGTGAACGAGGCGAAACGGATCGGCGTGGACACTAACGAGGGGAAGGAGTTGTTACGACAGGCCGCCAGAATCAAGGCTTTGTACGAAGCTTATAGCAAGCAAAggcagcaacaacaacagcaacagcagcaacagcagcagcaacagatTCAATCACAAGGAGGAGCCGTGAATCAGATTCCTGTagaacagcagcagcagcaacaacagcagcagcagcaacagcaacaacagcagcaaaaACAGCAGCAATCTTCGGGCTCTAGCAATCTATCAAACAATATTAAGGTTCTTTTGACGCCAGAACAACGCGAAGCATACAACAGATTAGTGCAGAAATACGAAGACGATGGGCAGAACATCAAAGGGGAATTTAACTTCTTGAAGGGCAATATCAGCGTGCTAGACCAAGAGATCCGGAATAGGCAGGGGAATCCTGCTTCGGTAAGGCAATTGGAGGTGAATAGAAATGAGCTGCTCCAAAAAATTAGGGCATTGAGCGCGCAGTACTCGACATTGCAACAAAAGTACCAAGAGGACAGAAGAAAGTTCTATATCGAGTGTTCGCAAACAAATGCTGAGTTGAGAAGGTACTTACAGTTGCAGCAACAAAAAGCTAATGCAGCTAAGGCTCAGGGTGCGGCTGCCGCAGGAACCGGTGCGTCTGCTGGAGCCCAATCACAAATGCCTCCACAGACctctgctgctgctggcGCTGCCACAGCGACACCACAAGGCAATAATACACAGGGTATGAATACAGGTACACCTATCCCAACGAACCTAAACAAGGCAGGTAGTGGTAGTCCCCCAAATGCAGCTATGGGAGCTCCAGCTGCAGCCAACACAGGGGCTAAAATACCAACAGGGCAGATAaccgctgctgctgcatcAGGAGCAAACAGCTCAAATGTACAAGGCGCAGCTGACAAGTCATCTCCGACGCAGGTAACTACTGTTAATGCAGCAGCAAACCAATCAGCCCAAAGTAACGCAAGGCCGCCAATTTTCAAACAGCCAAACCCATCCATACCTATCAGCGAAACCGTTGCACCATCACCAACTGTTTCAGTTTCCTACAGAAGCAATAGGCCTACTATCACCGGTGGTAGTGGTATGAACGCCCCAGCGCTAACTACCCCGGTTATGACAAAACTACCCCCATATGAAGTCGACACAGAACGTGTCATGTCCAAGAGGAAACTCCGCGAATTGGTGAAGACCGTCGGCGTGGACGAAGGTGATGGTGAAACAACAATCGACGGTGATGTCGAAGAACTCTTGCTAGACCTAGCAGATGATTTCATTACCAATGTCACCAACTTCGCTTGCAAATTAGCTAAGCATAGGAAATCAGATAATCTTGATGTTAGAGATATACAAATGCATCTGGAACGTAATTGGAACATCAGAATCCCAGGTTTTGCTAACGATGAGATTCGTAGCACTAAAAAATGGAATCCAACCCCATCATACAACCAGATGGTTAACGCAATCAGCAATAACAAGAACTCTCGCACTCATCCGGAGAAGAAGTGAGGGCAAGCGaacgaaaataaaaaagataatACTACTTCTACTACATTTATTCCTAAGAAAatacaaataaaaaaaaaaagacattaTTCTGGTCTAGTTTTGTCTCCTTACCTCCCATCTTTCAGCCCGTCTGACTTATGTATTTGAACGcatatattatatgtatgtgtgtgtatctATGTAAATACACATTTTAATGTAACAGTGTCTCTACgtattctctttttacATCACATGAACaacctttctttttctgcgtttttcaaaattttccaaaaattgaagctcatctcatcgcattaGAAAGTGTATAGAAGACAGTTAAGAGGAAGGTTAATAGAGTAATTCAGAGGATACAAAGCGGTTTGAAGTGCTGTAAGTAGCAGAGGCAAGTACACGATGGTTAAATCTTACCAGCGTTTCGAGCAAAGCGCAgtttttggtttaattTCAACGTCCAGTCAGTCCGTTTATCTTCCAGCCAACAATTCCACATCTGGGA
Coding sequences within it:
- the TAF12 gene encoding Taf12p; this encodes MSGQGVNAQLQNLTPASMQQLADRLKSLVNEAKRIGVDTNEGKELLRQAARIKALYEAYSKQRQQQQQQQQQQQQQQIQSQGGAVNQIPVEQQQQQQQQQQQQQQQQQKQQQSSGSSNLSNNIKVLLTPEQREAYNRLVQKYEDDGQNIKGEFNFLKGNISVLDQEIRNRQGNPASVRQLEVNRNELLQKIRALSAQYSTLQQKYQEDRRKFYIECSQTNAELRRYLQLQQQKANAAKAQGAAAAGTGASAGAQSQMPPQTSAAAGAATATPQGNNTQGMNTGTPIPTNLNKAGSGSPPNAAMGAPAAANTGAKIPTGQITAAAASGANSSNVQGAADKSSPTQVTTVNAAANQSAQSNARPPIFKQPNPSIPISETVAPSPTVSVSYRSNRPTITGGSGMNAPALTTPVMTKLPPYEVDTERVMSKRKLRELVKTVGVDEGDGETTIDGDVEELLLDLADDFITNVTNFACKLAKHRKSDNLDVRDIQMHLERNWNIRIPGFANDEIRSTKKWNPTPSYNQMVNAISNNKNSRTHPEKK